TGCGTGACGTGCGCTATCGCTTCCCACCGGTCGAAGGCAGCGAGCCGTTCCAGCTTGGCCCGGTGAACCTGCGCATCAACCAGGGCGAGATCGTGTTCATCGTCGGTGAAAATGGCTGTGGCAAGACCACGCTGATCAAGCTGCTGCTGGGCCTGTACGCACCACAGGAAGGCAGCATCATGATCGATGGCAAACCGGTGACCGCACAGAGCCGCGACGACTACCGGCAACTGTTCACCACCATCTTCGCCGACTACTACCTGTTCGACGAGCTGATCCAGGGAGACAAACCGGTGCCCCAGGATGCCGAGCGTTACCTCGAACGCCTGGAAATCAGCCACAAGGTCAGTATCCGCGACGGCAAGTTCAGTACCACCGACCTGTCGACCGGCCAGCGCAAGCGCCTCGCCCTGGTCAGTGCCTGGCTGGAAGAACGCCCGGTGCTGGTGTTCGACGAATGGGCCGCCGACCAGGACCCTACCTTCCGCCGGGTGTTCTACACCCAGCTGCTGCCCGACCTGAAGCGCCTGGGCAAGACCATTATCGTCATCTCCCACGACGACCGTTACTTCGACACGGCCGACCAGTTGGTCCGTTTGAGCCGCGGCCAGGTCGTCTGCGAGCTACAGCCCGCCTGATCGAAGGCCGGACGAGCCGGATAGAAAAAATCTTTCCGGTTTTTCCGGCCTTCTGCGTCTCACTAGTGGAAATATAAATCATTATCAATAGCCAGCCTTTCCAGAGCGTACGATGCCAACTACACACAGCCTCTCACCTCTCACCACGGCGCTTAAGCTAAGCCGCCTGCTGCAACCCAAGCTGCTCGGATCGACCATGGGGATGGTCATGTCCTTGCCACTGGCAACCCAGGTAATGGCCCAGGACATCGACTTCAATGTCCCGGCCCAGCCTCTGTCACGCGCGGTGATGGCATTCGGTCAGCAAGCCGGCCTGCAAGTGCTGTTCAGCCCGGAAGACCTCGAAGGCATGCAGGGCAATGCCCTGATCGGCCGCTACAGCGCACAGTCGGGCATCAGCCGGTTGCTCGGCAACGCGGCGGTCAACTACAGCTTCCAGAGCGGCACGCTGACCATCACTGCCCGCAACAAGGATGGCGCGGTGGAACTGGGTGCCACCAACATTACCGGCCAGGGGCTGGGCGCGCAGACCGACGGTACCGGCTCGTACACTACCGGCATCAGCAGCACCGCCACGCGCATGAAACTGTCGCTGCGCGAAACGCCGCAGTCGATCAGCGTGGTCACGCGCCAGCGCATGGACGACCAAGGCCTGAACGACCTCACCGAAGTGCTCCAGCAAACCCCTGGCCTGTCGGTACAGAGCCTGGGCAGTGAGCGTTTCAACATCTACTCGCGCGGCTACTCCGTCGACAACTACCAGTTCGACGGCATTCCCACCACCCTGGACATCGCCAGCCAGGTGTCGGCACAGAGCCTGGCCGACATGGCCATCTACGACCGTGTCGAAGTGCTGCGCGGTGCCACCGGCCTGATGACCGGCGCGGGTGACCCTTCGGCCACCATCAACATGGTGCGCAAGCGCCCCACCGCCGAGTTCAAGGGGCATGTCAGCGCGGGCGTCGGCTCGTGGGACAAGTACCGCACCGAAGTCGACCTGTCCGGCCCGCTGACCCCGACCGGCAACGTGCGCGGTCGCATGGTGGCGGCCTATCAGCAGAACAATAGCTACGTCGACCATTACTCCCAGGAAAAACAGATCTTCTACGGGATCCTGGAAGCCGACCTCACCGACACCACCCTGCTCACGGTAGGCGCCGACTACCAGAAAAACGACCCGCAGGGTTCGTCTTCGGTGGCCTTCCCGCTGTTCTACAGCAACGGCCAGCAAACCAACTTCTCGCGCTCCACCAACAGCGCCGCACGCTGGAGCCACAACCCGCAGGACGCGCTGAACACCTTTGCCAGCATCGAGCAAAAGCTGGCCTATGACTGGAGCCTGAAGGTTGCCGTCAACCAGATGTACATCAAGCGCGACGACTACAAGCTGGCCACCGCCAG
The genomic region above belongs to Pseudomonas sp. PSKL.D1 and contains:
- a CDS encoding TonB-dependent siderophore receptor, with translation MPTTHSLSPLTTALKLSRLLQPKLLGSTMGMVMSLPLATQVMAQDIDFNVPAQPLSRAVMAFGQQAGLQVLFSPEDLEGMQGNALIGRYSAQSGISRLLGNAAVNYSFQSGTLTITARNKDGAVELGATNITGQGLGAQTDGTGSYTTGISSTATRMKLSLRETPQSISVVTRQRMDDQGLNDLTEVLQQTPGLSVQSLGSERFNIYSRGYSVDNYQFDGIPTTLDIASQVSAQSLADMAIYDRVEVLRGATGLMTGAGDPSATINMVRKRPTAEFKGHVSAGVGSWDKYRTEVDLSGPLTPTGNVRGRMVAAYQQNNSYVDHYSQEKQIFYGILEADLTDTTLLTVGADYQKNDPQGSSSVAFPLFYSNGQQTNFSRSTNSAARWSHNPQDALNTFASIEQKLAYDWSLKVAVNQMYIKRDDYKLATASWGFPDINTGAGVRLYGGAGSTWQKQTGLDVQAQGPFQLFGRQHELIVGYNFSRYENRHSPLRGTAIEGTYVNFYDWDNYTNEPNTSNGKLYDGDTTIYQSGTYIATRLRPTDDLSIILGARASNYKYNYDLEYVLTPASNRNTQYRESGVVTPYAGVVYDLNDIHSVYASYTSIFKPQSVRDATGATLDPREGDNYEIGLKSEFFGGRLNTSIAAYEIKQDNLAVVDPGQVVPGTTTSAYKAVSGATTRGFEVEANGELMPDWNVAASYNHSITKDSDDERINTEAPANMVKLWTTYRLPGDFNRLTVGGGANWQSGTHITVTPSTAMGTVKAKQEQFTVVNLMARYQLTDQLSTTLNVNNVFDKKYISALDTTFYSGYYGEPRNVMLSAKYQF